The DNA sequence GATGGTACTGGCCAAAAGCGAAAAACCGGCTTCGGTCTGCCCGGATGTTACGGCGTCAAAAGCCGTGCCGGGCGCAAGTTTGACTAATTCCACCTCAAGCCCTTCTTCTTGGAAAAACCCTTTTTCCACCGCCATGTGCAGCGGAGCTTCGCAAAGGCTGCCCGACCAGCCTATTTTCAGCGCCTTTGCGTGAACGGCGCCGACTGCGTAACCGGCGCAGAACATCGCTGTAACGGCGGCCGCGAAAACGATTTTGACGACGGAAGCACCCTTTTTGTTTTTTGTCATGGTAATCTCCTCCTTGTTATATATAGTATTGAATTTCTTCAACCTTGCCGGCAAAATCAAGCAATTGCAGTATTTTTGACCGCAACTCCAGAAAATAGGCGTGGCTGCGGGCACGCGGGCGTCCCATCTCCACTTCGATCACGCTTTCGATCCTGGCCGGGCGCGCTTTCATGACCAGTATGCGATCGCTCAGATAGATGGCCTCGTCCACGTCGTGCGTAACCATAATCATGGTAGTGCCGCGTTCCCGCCAAATCTTTATCAGTTCGTCCTGCATGTTCATGCGCGTGAAGGCGTCCAGCGCCCCAAACGGCTCGTCAAGGAGCAGCACGCTGGGGTGGTTAACCAAGGCCCTGGCCAGCGACGCCCTTTGCGCCATGCCGCCCGACAGTTGGTGGGGATAGACGTTTTCAAAACCGGCCAGCCCCACTAACCTGATGAATTCGCTTACATCTTTTTGTTTTTCTTCGTATATTTTGCGTACCCGCAAGCCGAAAGCGACATTTTCATAGACGGTAAGCCAAGGGAACAGGGTAGGGTCTTGAAAAACCAGGCCGCGTTCAAAACTCGGGCCGTCGATCGCCTCCCCGTCCAAAGAAACGCGTCCTTTGCTGGCCGGCAAAAGGCCGGCGACTATCCGCAAAAAGGTGGACTTGCCGCAGCCGGAAGGTCCGATAAGCGACACAAACTGCCCTGCTTCCACGTTTACATTGACATCGCTTAGAGCCGTTACCGTTTGCCCGTCCGGGCGGACGAAGATTTTTTGCAGGTTTTCCGCGCTGATGCTGCCTGACCTTTTCTCCTCTGCCATTTGCCCATCCGGGCGGACAAAGATTTTTTGCAGGTCTTCCATGCTTGTGCCGCCTGACCTTTTCGCCGCTACCATTTGATTAT is a window from the Acidaminococcales bacterium genome containing:
- a CDS encoding ABC transporter ATP-binding protein, with the protein product MVAAKRSGGTSMEDLQKIFVRPDGQMAEEKRSGSISAENLQKIFVRPDGQTVTALSDVNVNVEAGQFVSLIGPSGCGKSTFLRIVAGLLPASKGRVSLDGEAIDGPSFERGLVFQDPTLFPWLTVYENVAFGLRVRKIYEEKQKDVSEFIRLVGLAGFENVYPHQLSGGMAQRASLARALVNHPSVLLLDEPFGALDAFTRMNMQDELIKIWRERGTTMIMVTHDVDEAIYLSDRILVMKARPARIESVIEVEMGRPRARSHAYFLELRSKILQLLDFAGKVEEIQYYI